The Paenibacillus polymyxa M1 DNA segment CGAAAGATTATGATTAATAATCAGCAAATTACGGTGCCAGCCAATTTTTTGAAGCTTCTAGGGGAATAATTTTAATCAACCAATAGCATGTTTATTCAAAAATTGAAGAATAGAATCATTGATTAAAATGGGCTGTTCTCTAAGCATGTGCGGCCGATGACTACAACCCGGAGCAACTAGATAACGTGAATCTTGGACCCATGAGCATAATTCCTGAAGCTGCTCTTCTGTGGCAAAGTCGTCATGTTCACCAGCAATAAATAATGCAGGGCACGTAATGCGGCTTAACTCATTACGTGTCAATTGCGGATATTGGCGCCAATCCTGAGCGCTCTGACGCATAAATTCCTGCCAATTACCTTTATGCGCTTCCTCATGGCGTTCCATCATTTGATGGATCATTTCATAACATTCGTTTTGGATGAGCCCCTCCGGCTCAAACTCATCTGCCCCCTCAGGACATATGACTCCACTACAGCCAATAACGAGCACATGTCTCCATTCGGTATTACACAATCGTGGTACATGGATACGTCCAAAGCCCAGTCAGAGGGATACTCCTTTCTCTCCCTAAATGAATGGCTTCCAGAGCTGGTAACCAGCCTGAACCGTACCTATGAATTATAAAAAAAAAGGACCCGAAGCTTCGGGTCCCAGCAATTTATATGATTCAAAGGGGGTCATATCTATGTTGTACCCAGTCTATATTAAAGTAGTTTTGCAGTTATATTTCATTTTTGTAACAAAATGAAATACAAATGAGCGCAGCCAAGGCAAGAAGGCCACTCACCGCCACAGAAATAATGAATGCCCTGATATAATCGGACAGATTAGCATCTGAAAGCGTGTGATTGAGCGAGGATAAGAACAAGATACCGATCAAAGCGACACCCAACGAATTAGCCAAGTACATAAAGGTCGTAAACAAGCCTGAACCCGTTCCTGCCTCCTCAGCCGATAC contains these protein-coding regions:
- a CDS encoding alpha/beta fold hydrolase, translating into MLVIGCSGVICPEGADEFEPEGLIQNECYEMIHQMMERHEEAHKGNWQEFMRQSAQDWRQYPQLTRNELSRITCPALFIAGEHDDFATEEQLQELCSWVQDSRYLVAPGCSHRPHMLREQPILINDSILQFLNKHAIG